The segment GAACCGTATGCTGCGCCGGGATTTAACAGGATGAGGGGACGGCCGTTCGTCAGCATGAATTTCTCCGATATTTCATCCGTACGCTGCTGACCTTCCTTGTTCAGGAACAGTTCTAATTCTGAAGAACGGACTTCACAGCCGGTTGCTGTACATAAACGCAGATAATAGTCCCCCATATAAGTAGGACGGAAATGTCCGTTTTCATGGAGCCTGTCCAGCTTATCAGTAAGCAGCCATGACCGGGCATCTCTTTTATAGCCGATGCGCCGTTTAACATTACCCAGCCAGAACATAAGCGCGGAGCGGAAGGAGTTTGGGAATAAAAAGCCAAGATCGTACGCTCCGGACCTTAGGTATTTTATAAGAGAAACATATCGTGCTTTGAACTGCTGTTTATTCCCGCCTGTGTATATTGAACAGGAGTTTGTATCAAAAGAGATTATCTCATCGAACCATGGTGCATCGTGGATAAGATTCAGGACGTAGGACCTCAGGATTACCGTTATTTTTGCATTGGGGAAGTTCTCCCGGATACAGCGAAAGGCAGGGGTTGCCATAACAACATCGCCTACCCAGTTTGGCGAATGGATAATTATTTTTTTTATATTTGCCGGTGGTATCAAAGGGGTCTCCCTGTGCGACATCAGAATATCAGTGTACAAATTTTACAGAAATACTTTACATGCTGTCAAGTTAAGCATTATTGTTGTATCGTTACATCAATGCTTTTTCTATTGACACGGGCTTTTTTCACTAATATCATAAATCCGTTGCGGTATCATTTTTGTATTAATTTTGTTTTTGAGAAAACCCGGTAAGATAATTATGCCGATTTATGAAATTATATCCCTTATAGGTTTTATCTTAGGCACCATCCTGCATATTGTTCTTTCTATACTGATAGTACAACGGAAACAAAAAACACAAAGCGAGTTTGTATTCCTCTTTCTTGTTATCAGTGTGGCTTTGTGGCATTTTGGGAATACGGTATATCTCTTTAGTTCTCTTCTGTTTGGGAAG is part of the Candidatus Jettenia sp. AMX2 genome and harbors:
- the waaF gene encoding lipopolysaccharide heptosyltransferase II is translated as MIPPANIKKIIIHSPNWVGDVVMATPAFRCIRENFPNAKITVILRSYVLNLIHDAPWFDEIISFDTNSCSIYTGGNKQQFKARYVSLIKYLRSGAYDLGFLFPNSFRSALMFWLGNVKRRIGYKRDARSWLLTDKLDRLHENGHFRPTYMGDYYLRLCTATGCEVRSSELELFLNKEGQQRTDEISEKFMLTNGRPLILLNPGAAYGSSKCWTAEGFAETADLIKKQLDCTIAIVCAPNEIKLALDIERYAGSEIINLGNEVKSLDVLKALIKKCTLLITVDSGPRHIAVAFKRPVVTLMGPNDPRYTESPAETGQVIRADTDCLACHRKVCPKDHRCMRQIKPERVAQAGLELINRVYLQNS